In Accipiter gentilis chromosome 17, bAccGen1.1, whole genome shotgun sequence, one DNA window encodes the following:
- the SRSF4 gene encoding serine/arginine-rich splicing factor 4 isoform X2: MSDIQKAFKQCGYGYRRSGRDKYGPPTRTEYRLIVENLSSRCSWQDLKDYMRQAGEVTYADAHKGRKNEGVIEFKSYSDMKRALEKLDGTEVNGRKIRLVEDRPGSRRRRSYSRSRSHSRSRSRSRHSHKSRSRSASSSRSKSRSRSRSVSRSRSKSRSRSKSRSRGQKEKSRTPSKEDKSRSRSRSAEKSRNKSKDKPEGTLHNSDEKAKSRSHSKEKSRSRSGSKDRGEMRESMRSRSKEKSRSKDREKSISKARSRSKSRDESRSRSHSKDKRKSRKRSRDDSRSRSRSRSKSEKSKRRSKRDSKPSSKKKRKDSHERSRSVSKEKEHLKADSDKKEAKGEGEDAVGRRVSRSRSRSISKSKPNVKSDSRSRSKSVSKPRSRSKSRSRSPSRSHSRSRSRSRSRS; encoded by the exons ATGTCAGATATTCAGAAAGCCTTTAAGCAAT GTGGATATGGTTATAGAAGAAGCGGAAGAGATAAGTACGGTCCTCCTACCCGTACAGAATACAGATTGATTGTGGAAAATTTGTCAAGCCGCTGCAGTTGGCAAGACCTTAAG GATTATATGCGTCAGGCAGGGGAAGTGACATATGCAGATGcacacaaaggaaggaaaaatgaaggtGTGATTGAGTTCAAATCCTATTCTGACATGAAAAGAGCCCTTGAAAAGCTGGACGGGACAGAAGTAaatggcagaaagattagattaGTGGAAGACAGACCTGGATCAAGACGGCGCCGCTCTTACTCCAGAAGCCGAAGCCATTCGAG GTCTCGCTCTCGAAGCAGACATTCTCATAAGAGCAGGAGCCGCAGTGCCAGTAGTAGTCGCTCCAAGAGTAGATCAAGATCCAG GTCTGTGTCCCGTTCCAGAAGCAAGAGCCGTAGTCGAAGCAAGAGCCGTAGCAGAGgccaaaaagagaaaagcaggacTCCAAGTAAAGAGGATAAAAGTAGGAGCCGCAGCAGGAGTGCAGAGAAATCCCGAAACAAAAGTAAAGATAAACCTGAGGGCACTCTCCATAACAGTGATGAGAAAGCAAAGagcaggagccacagcaaggaAAAGAGTAGGAGCAGGAGTGGGAGTAAGGACAGGGGAGAGATGAGGGAGAGCATGAGGAGTAGGAGCAAGGAGAAGAGTAGAAGCAAAGACAGGGAGAAGAGCATTAGCAAGGCTAGAAGCAGGAGCAAGAGCAGGGATGAGAGTAGGAGCAGGAGCCACAGTAAGgataaaaggaaaagtaggaagagAAGCAGGGATGACAGCAGAAGTAGAAGCAGAAGCCGCAGCAAGAGTGAGAAAAGCAAGAGACGCAGCAAGCGAGACAGCAAACCAAGtagcaagaagaaaaggaaggacagcCACGAGCGGTCCAGGTCAGTCTCCAAAGAAAAGGAGCATCTAAAAGCAGATTCTgacaaaaaggaggcaaaaggtgAGGGTGAGGATGCAGTCGGACGTCGGGTGTCTCGCTCCAGGTCTAGGTCGATTTCCAAGTCAAAACCAAATGTCAAGTCAGATTCTCGTTCCAGGTCTAAATCTGTTTCAAAGCCTAGGTCCCGGTCCAAGTCTAGATCTAGGTCTCCCTCTAGGTCACACTCCCGATCGCGGTCAAGGTCTCGCTCCAGATCCTAA
- the LOC126046843 gene encoding LOW QUALITY PROTEIN: heat shock transcription factor, Y-linked-like (The sequence of the model RefSeq protein was modified relative to this genomic sequence to represent the inferred CDS: inserted 1 base in 1 codon), with product MTDDIVELPRQLAPGPFILLTGRTEPGWSVKGSQLEVAAKLGKKKKAKTEPPSPETSCASDPEEPDWWATSASPDYPGGGTGTSWDDATGPFGEENTFQALPDEPWTSIICFFFSEESSANTNQSSACSFLKKLWKIVNSHHFQSVWWGDDGNCIVIXRKLFRREVLGRRGPLKIFKTKSMRGFIFQLNLHGFCKMEGDSLISASIKEGRAVAAAGSALGKLLFYHNPFFKRDCPNLLWMCTQSAGERKRAPATSPLGPNLKDDHPRRRRPDAQPAVGAAEEENDTQTSATTSSTPTEPRADTTTQTGSAGPSPPKRHCSHSPAGIQEAAPALSMASPHHVTPPSPNSPFTLAMGLPTFPSGQPKLVAVQVPRAGLPPFCVPRFAMTTLAAPSAVPVPGPPHGQAPTHHHCPTCTCGPNTAAAGNGVGPQQGLD from the exons ATGACAGATGACATTGTAGAACTTCCCAGGCAGCTTGCGCCAGGACCCTTCATCCTGCTGACTGGCAGGACAGAGCCTGGCTGGTCAGTGAAAGGGTCACAGCTGGAAGTTGCAGccaaactggggaaaaagaaaaaagctaaaacGGAGCCACCTTCACCGGAGACATCCTGTGCTTCTGACCCAGAGGAGCCAGACTGGTGGGCGACTTCAGCTTCTCCCGACTACCCAGGAGGTGGTACGGGAACATCCTGGGATGATGCCACTGGaccttttggggaagaaaacacttttcaagCTTTGCCTGATGAACCCTGGACCTCCAtcatatgtttttttttctcagaggagAGCTCTGCCAACACCAACCAGTCTTCAGCCTGCTCCTTCCTCAAGAAGCTCTGGAAGATCGTCAACAGCCATCACTTCCAGTCAGTCTGGTGGGGTGATGATGGAAACTGCATCGTGA GCagaaaactcttcagaagggaagtgctggggaggaggggacccCTGAAGATCTTTAAAACCAAGTCCATGAGAGGCTTCATTTTCCAACTTAACCTCCATGGATTCTGCAAAATGGAAGGAGATTCTCTCATATCTGCCTCCATCAAGGAGGGGCGAGCAGTAGCAGCTGCAGGTTCTGCTCTAGGCAAG CTGCTCTTCTACCACAACCCCTTTTTTAAGAGAGATTGCCCTAACCTCCTCTGGATGTGCACGCAAAGtgctggggaaagaaagagagccCCTGCCACATCCCCACTGGGCCCCAACTTGAAGGACGACCACCCGAGAAGAAGACGACCTGATGCTCAGCCAGCGGTAGGAGCTGCGGAGGAGGAGAATGACACCCAGACATCTGCAACCACCAGCTCCACACCAACCGAGCCACGGGCTGACACAACCACCCAGACGGGCAGTGCCGGTCCATCCCCACCAAAACGGCACTGCAGCCACAGCCCGGCTGGCATCCAGGAGGCGGCTCCTGCTCTATCCATGGCTTCACCACACCATGTCACACCTCCTTCCCCAAACAGTCCCTTCACGCTAGCCATGGGACTCCCCACATTTCCATCTGGGCAGCCAAAATTAGTTGCTGTGCAGGTCCCCAGGGCTGGCCTGCCTCCATTCTGCGTTCCACGGTTTGCGATGACCACACTGGCAGCACCATCTGCCGTTCCCGTGCCAGGGCCACCACACGGCCAAGCTCCAACCCACCACCACTGCCCGACCTGCACCTGTGGACCAAACACTGCAGCTGCTGGCAACGGGGTTGGACCTCAGCAGGGGCTGGACTAG
- the SRSF4 gene encoding serine/arginine-rich splicing factor 4 isoform X1 has protein sequence MPRVYIGRLSYQARERDVERFFKGYGKILEVDLKNGYGFVEFDDLRDADDAVYELNGKDLCGERVIVEHARGPRRDSSYGSGRSGYGYRRSGRDKYGPPTRTEYRLIVENLSSRCSWQDLKDYMRQAGEVTYADAHKGRKNEGVIEFKSYSDMKRALEKLDGTEVNGRKIRLVEDRPGSRRRRSYSRSRSHSRSRSRSRHSHKSRSRSASSSRSKSRSRSRSVSRSRSKSRSRSKSRSRGQKEKSRTPSKEDKSRSRSRSAEKSRNKSKDKPEGTLHNSDEKAKSRSHSKEKSRSRSGSKDRGEMRESMRSRSKEKSRSKDREKSISKARSRSKSRDESRSRSHSKDKRKSRKRSRDDSRSRSRSRSKSEKSKRRSKRDSKPSSKKKRKDSHERSRSVSKEKEHLKADSDKKEAKGEGEDAVGRRVSRSRSRSISKSKPNVKSDSRSRSKSVSKPRSRSKSRSRSPSRSHSRSRSRSRSRS, from the exons ATGCCGCGGGTCTACATCGGCCGCCTCAGCTACCAGGCGCGGGAACGGGACGTGGAGCGGTTCTTCAAGGGCTACGGCAAGATCCTGGAGGTGGATCTCAAGAACGG gTATGGCTTTGTTGAGTTTGATGATCTGCGAGATGCAGATGATGCTGTTTATGAGCTAAATGGTAAAGATCTTTGTGGGGAGAGAGTGATCGTTGAGCATGCCAGAGGCCCACGTCGTGACAGCAGTTACGGTTCTGGACGCA GTGGATATGGTTATAGAAGAAGCGGAAGAGATAAGTACGGTCCTCCTACCCGTACAGAATACAGATTGATTGTGGAAAATTTGTCAAGCCGCTGCAGTTGGCAAGACCTTAAG GATTATATGCGTCAGGCAGGGGAAGTGACATATGCAGATGcacacaaaggaaggaaaaatgaaggtGTGATTGAGTTCAAATCCTATTCTGACATGAAAAGAGCCCTTGAAAAGCTGGACGGGACAGAAGTAaatggcagaaagattagattaGTGGAAGACAGACCTGGATCAAGACGGCGCCGCTCTTACTCCAGAAGCCGAAGCCATTCGAG GTCTCGCTCTCGAAGCAGACATTCTCATAAGAGCAGGAGCCGCAGTGCCAGTAGTAGTCGCTCCAAGAGTAGATCAAGATCCAG GTCTGTGTCCCGTTCCAGAAGCAAGAGCCGTAGTCGAAGCAAGAGCCGTAGCAGAGgccaaaaagagaaaagcaggacTCCAAGTAAAGAGGATAAAAGTAGGAGCCGCAGCAGGAGTGCAGAGAAATCCCGAAACAAAAGTAAAGATAAACCTGAGGGCACTCTCCATAACAGTGATGAGAAAGCAAAGagcaggagccacagcaaggaAAAGAGTAGGAGCAGGAGTGGGAGTAAGGACAGGGGAGAGATGAGGGAGAGCATGAGGAGTAGGAGCAAGGAGAAGAGTAGAAGCAAAGACAGGGAGAAGAGCATTAGCAAGGCTAGAAGCAGGAGCAAGAGCAGGGATGAGAGTAGGAGCAGGAGCCACAGTAAGgataaaaggaaaagtaggaagagAAGCAGGGATGACAGCAGAAGTAGAAGCAGAAGCCGCAGCAAGAGTGAGAAAAGCAAGAGACGCAGCAAGCGAGACAGCAAACCAAGtagcaagaagaaaaggaaggacagcCACGAGCGGTCCAGGTCAGTCTCCAAAGAAAAGGAGCATCTAAAAGCAGATTCTgacaaaaaggaggcaaaaggtgAGGGTGAGGATGCAGTCGGACGTCGGGTGTCTCGCTCCAGGTCTAGGTCGATTTCCAAGTCAAAACCAAATGTCAAGTCAGATTCTCGTTCCAGGTCTAAATCTGTTTCAAAGCCTAGGTCCCGGTCCAAGTCTAGATCTAGGTCTCCCTCTAGGTCACACTCCCGATCGCGGTCAAGGTCTCGCTCCAGATCCTAA